One segment of Mycolicibacterium neworleansense DNA contains the following:
- a CDS encoding ATP-dependent helicase: protein MTTTPADPLARFSALTREWFTAAFPAPTAAQAQAWSAIAEGHNTLVIAPTGSGKTLAAFLWAIDELARSDAEQRSGTTVLYVSPLKALAVDVERNLRTPLTGITRVAERHGVAAPSISVGVRSGDTTPSQRRAMLSKPPDILITTPESLFLMLTSAARETLASVRTVIVDEVHAVAATKRGAHLALSLERLDQLLDKPAQRIGLSATVRPPEEVARFLSGQAPTTIVAPPAAKTFDLSVQVPVPDMANLDNNSIWPDVEERIVDLIEAHQSSIVFANSRRLAERLTSRINEIHAERSGIELPSTHNPQVGGGAPAQLMASGQANGAPTLLARAHHGSVSKEQRAQVEDDLKSGRLRAVVATSSLELGIDMGAVDLVIQVESPPSVASGLQRIGRAGHQVGEISQGVLFPKHRTDLIGCAVTVQRMRSGDIETMHVPANPLDVLAQHTVAAAALEPVDADAWFDAVRRSAPFATLPRSAFEATLDLLSGKYPSTEFAELRPRLVYDRDHGTLTGRPGAQRLAVTSGGAIPDRGLFTVYLATDSEKPSRVGELDEEMVYESRPGDVISLGATSWRITEITHDRVLVIPAPGQPARLPFWRGDSVGRPAELGAAVGAFTGELATLGRADFDKRCQTMGFAGFATDNLYQLLHDQRESTGVVPSDSTFVVERFRDELGDWRVILHSPYGLRVHGPLALAVGRRLRERYGIDEKPTASDDGIIVRLPDSGENPPGADLFVFDADEVEPIVTAEVGGSALFASRFRECAARALLLPRRHPGKRSPLWHQRQRAAQLLDIARKYPDFPIVLETVRECLQDVYDVPALTELMRRVAQRRLRVVEVETATPSPFAASLLFGYVGAFMYEGDSPLAERRAAALALDTVLLSELLGRVELRELLDPAVVTSTSAQLQHLTEDRAARDAEAVADLLRMLGPLTEAEIAARATTETIGGWLDGLQAAKRALPVTYAGRTWWAAVEDIGLLRDGVGAPVPVGVPAAFTESVDDPLGDLIGRYARTHGPFTTTEVAARFGLGLRVTADVLGRMAVDGRLVRGEFTDDLAGDQWCDAEVLRILRRRSLAALRAQVEPVSTAAYGRFLPSWQHVGSTHSSGIDGLAAVVEQLAGVPIPASAVESLVFGQRVRDYQPAMLDELLASGEVMWSGAGQIGGSDGWVAFHLADTAPLTLPVPAEIEFTDIHRAIMETLGHGGAYFFRQLTDQAAESELKTALWELIWAGWVTGDTFAPVRALLSGPRRSGTPAHRQRQRPPRLSRYSVARPHSRAADPMVSGRWSSLPGAEPDSTVRAHFQAELLLNRHGVLTKGAAAAEGVPGGFATLYKVLTAFEDAGRCQRGYFVESLGGAQFASASTVDRLRSYLDGVDPQRPEYHAVVLAATDPANPYGAALAWPDRGGDDTHRPGRKAGALVALVDGQLVWFLERGGRTLLSFASDADTQRAAAAALAELVSSGRMPSLLVERINGVAVLDPGVDDDRAAVQEALTGAGFSRTPRGLRLR from the coding sequence ATGACCACCACGCCGGCCGATCCGCTGGCCCGGTTCAGTGCACTGACCCGGGAGTGGTTCACGGCTGCCTTCCCTGCGCCGACGGCGGCCCAGGCGCAGGCCTGGTCCGCGATCGCCGAGGGGCACAACACCCTGGTGATCGCTCCCACCGGTTCGGGCAAGACCCTCGCCGCGTTCTTGTGGGCCATCGACGAACTGGCCCGATCCGATGCCGAGCAGAGGTCGGGCACCACGGTGCTCTACGTGTCACCGCTGAAGGCATTGGCCGTCGACGTCGAGCGCAACCTGCGCACCCCGTTGACCGGGATCACCCGGGTCGCCGAACGCCACGGGGTGGCTGCCCCGTCGATCAGCGTCGGGGTCCGGTCCGGGGACACCACGCCCAGCCAGCGCCGCGCGATGCTGAGCAAGCCGCCCGACATCCTGATCACCACCCCCGAGTCACTGTTCCTGATGCTGACCTCGGCAGCCCGCGAGACGCTGGCTTCGGTGCGGACCGTGATCGTCGACGAGGTCCATGCCGTCGCCGCCACGAAACGCGGGGCGCACCTGGCGCTCTCACTCGAGCGGCTCGATCAGCTCCTCGACAAGCCGGCCCAGCGCATCGGATTGTCCGCGACGGTCCGTCCACCCGAGGAGGTGGCCCGGTTCCTGTCCGGACAAGCCCCCACCACCATCGTGGCCCCGCCCGCCGCCAAGACCTTCGATCTGTCCGTCCAGGTTCCCGTTCCCGACATGGCCAACCTCGACAACAACAGCATCTGGCCCGACGTCGAGGAACGGATCGTCGACCTCATCGAGGCGCACCAGTCCTCGATCGTGTTCGCCAACTCCCGCCGGCTGGCCGAGCGGCTGACCTCGCGTATCAACGAGATTCATGCCGAACGGTCCGGCATCGAGTTGCCGTCCACGCACAATCCCCAGGTCGGCGGCGGCGCCCCGGCCCAGCTGATGGCCAGCGGGCAGGCCAACGGCGCGCCGACGCTGCTGGCCCGGGCCCACCACGGTTCGGTCAGCAAGGAGCAACGCGCCCAGGTCGAGGATGACCTCAAGAGCGGGCGGCTGCGTGCGGTGGTCGCCACATCCAGCCTGGAGCTGGGCATCGACATGGGTGCGGTCGATCTGGTGATCCAGGTCGAGTCTCCGCCGTCGGTGGCCAGTGGGCTGCAGCGCATCGGGCGCGCCGGCCACCAGGTCGGAGAGATATCGCAGGGCGTGCTGTTCCCCAAGCACCGCACGGACCTGATCGGCTGTGCGGTGACGGTGCAGCGCATGCGCTCCGGTGACATCGAAACCATGCACGTCCCGGCCAACCCGCTCGACGTGCTGGCCCAGCACACGGTGGCCGCGGCTGCCCTCGAGCCCGTGGATGCCGACGCCTGGTTCGACGCGGTACGGCGCAGCGCACCGTTCGCCACATTGCCGCGCAGCGCCTTCGAGGCCACCCTCGACCTGTTGTCCGGGAAGTATCCGTCCACCGAATTCGCCGAGTTGCGGCCGCGGCTTGTCTATGACCGCGACCATGGAACGCTGACGGGCCGCCCGGGCGCCCAGCGCCTGGCTGTCACGTCCGGCGGAGCCATCCCCGACCGCGGCCTGTTCACCGTCTACCTGGCCACCGATTCCGAAAAACCTTCCCGGGTCGGCGAACTCGACGAGGAGATGGTTTACGAGTCCCGCCCCGGCGATGTCATCTCGCTGGGCGCCACCAGTTGGCGGATCACCGAGATCACCCACGACCGGGTGCTGGTCATCCCGGCTCCGGGACAGCCCGCGCGGTTGCCGTTCTGGCGCGGTGACAGTGTGGGCCGACCCGCCGAGCTGGGCGCCGCGGTGGGAGCGTTCACGGGTGAACTCGCCACCCTCGGGCGCGCTGATTTCGACAAGCGTTGCCAGACAATGGGTTTCGCTGGTTTCGCCACCGACAATCTGTACCAGCTGTTGCACGATCAGCGGGAGTCCACCGGCGTGGTCCCCAGCGACAGCACCTTCGTGGTGGAACGCTTCCGTGACGAGCTGGGCGACTGGCGCGTCATCCTGCATTCCCCGTACGGGCTGCGGGTCCACGGGCCGCTGGCGCTGGCGGTGGGCAGGCGGTTGCGAGAGCGGTACGGCATCGACGAGAAGCCCACCGCCTCCGACGACGGCATCATCGTGCGGCTGCCCGACAGTGGCGAAAACCCGCCGGGGGCAGACTTGTTCGTGTTCGACGCCGACGAGGTCGAACCCATCGTCACCGCCGAAGTCGGCGGGTCGGCGTTGTTCGCGTCCCGGTTCCGTGAATGCGCCGCCCGTGCCCTGCTGCTGCCGCGCCGACACCCGGGCAAGCGTTCCCCGCTATGGCATCAACGGCAGCGCGCCGCGCAACTGCTCGACATCGCCCGCAAGTACCCGGACTTCCCGATCGTGCTGGAAACGGTGCGCGAATGCCTGCAGGACGTCTATGACGTCCCGGCCTTGACCGAGCTGATGCGCCGGGTGGCACAACGCCGGCTGCGGGTGGTCGAGGTGGAAACCGCCACGCCATCACCCTTCGCGGCCTCGCTGCTGTTCGGCTATGTCGGCGCGTTCATGTACGAGGGCGACAGCCCGCTGGCCGAGCGGCGGGCCGCGGCGCTGGCGCTGGACACCGTCCTGCTGTCCGAACTGCTGGGCCGGGTCGAGCTGCGCGAACTGCTGGATCCGGCAGTGGTCACCTCCACGTCGGCTCAGCTTCAGCACCTGACCGAGGACCGCGCTGCACGCGACGCCGAGGCGGTGGCCGACCTCCTGCGGATGCTGGGCCCGCTCACCGAGGCCGAGATCGCCGCGCGCGCCACCACCGAGACGATCGGCGGCTGGCTCGATGGGCTGCAGGCCGCCAAGCGCGCCCTGCCGGTGACGTATGCCGGGCGGACGTGGTGGGCGGCGGTGGAGGACATCGGCCTGCTGCGTGACGGGGTGGGCGCACCGGTCCCGGTCGGCGTGCCAGCGGCGTTCACCGAATCCGTCGACGATCCGCTCGGCGATCTGATCGGCCGCTATGCCCGCACCCACGGACCATTCACGACCACCGAGGTCGCCGCCCGCTTCGGGCTCGGCCTGCGGGTCACCGCAGATGTGCTGGGCCGCATGGCCGTCGATGGCCGGCTGGTGCGCGGCGAGTTCACCGACGATCTCGCCGGCGATCAATGGTGCGACGCCGAAGTCCTGCGCATCCTGCGCCGTCGTTCCCTGGCCGCGCTACGCGCTCAGGTCGAACCGGTCAGCACCGCGGCCTACGGTCGCTTCCTGCCGTCCTGGCAGCACGTCGGGTCCACCCACAGCTCGGGTATCGACGGGCTGGCCGCGGTGGTCGAGCAGTTGGCCGGTGTTCCGATTCCCGCGTCGGCGGTGGAGTCCCTCGTCTTCGGCCAACGGGTCCGGGATTACCAACCCGCCATGCTGGACGAGCTGCTGGCCTCCGGTGAGGTGATGTGGTCGGGCGCCGGCCAGATCGGTGGCAGTGACGGCTGGGTGGCATTCCATCTGGCGGACACCGCACCGCTGACGCTGCCCGTGCCCGCCGAGATCGAGTTCACCGATATCCACCGGGCCATCATGGAGACGCTGGGGCACGGCGGGGCGTACTTCTTCCGTCAACTCACCGACCAGGCTGCCGAATCGGAGCTGAAAACCGCTCTGTGGGAGCTGATCTGGGCCGGATGGGTCACCGGCGACACTTTCGCCCCCGTACGGGCACTGCTGTCAGGTCCGCGAAGGTCCGGGACACCGGCGCACCGGCAACGCCAGCGGCCGCCGCGGCTCAGCCGTTACAGCGTCGCGCGCCCCCACAGCCGCGCAGCCGATCCGATGGTGTCCGGCCGGTGGTCGTCATTGCCTGGCGCAGAGCCGGATTCGACGGTGCGGGCCCACTTCCAGGCAGAGTTGCTGCTCAACCGGCACGGGGTGCTGACAAAGGGAGCGGCGGCAGCCGAGGGGGTGCCCGGCGGGTTCGCCACCCTGTACAAGGTGCTGACCGCGTTCGAGGATGCCGGCCGTTGCCAGCGGGGCTATTTCGTCGAATCTCTGGGCGGCGCACAGTTCGCGTCCGCCTCGACGGTCGACCGGTTGCGTTCCTACCTCGACGGGGTCGACCCCCAGCGGCCCGAGTACCACGCAGTGGTTCTCGCCGCGACCGACCCGGCCAACCCGTACGGAGCGGCGCTGGCCTGGCCGGACCGCGGCGGCGATGACACCCACCGGCCCGGCCGCAAAGCCGGAGCCCTGGTCGCGCTGGTCGACGGGCAATTGGTGTGGTTCCTGGAGCGCGGCGGCCGGACCCTGCTCAGTTTCGCCTCCGATGCCGATACTCAGCGGGCCGCCGCAGCCGCCTTGGCCGAACTCGTGAGTTCGGGCCGCATGCCGTCACTACTGGTCGAGCGGATCAATGGGGTCGCGGTGCTCGATCCCGGCGTCGACGATGACCGTGCCGCGGTGCAGGAGGCGCTGACCGGGGCCGGGTTTTCCCGTACCCCGCGCGGCCTGCGGCTTCGGTAA
- the nei2 gene encoding endonuclease VIII Nei2 codes for MPEGDTVFHTATALRDALVGKTLTRCDIRVPRYATVDLTGRTVDEVLSRGKHLFIRVGPASIHSHLKMEGSWRIGWSKVAFHRIRALLETPDSRATGIDLGLLEVLDRDTDMAAVEHLGPDLLGPDWEPRTAAANLTTDPDRPLAPALLDQRVMAGVGNVYCNELCFVFGRLPTSPVSSLTDPLRVVQRARDMLWLNRSRWNRTTTGDTRNGRQLWVYGRAGEPCRRCGTLIQTDAGGDRVTYWCPVCQT; via the coding sequence ATGCCTGAAGGTGACACCGTCTTCCATACCGCCACGGCGCTGCGCGACGCGCTGGTGGGCAAGACGCTGACCCGCTGCGATATCAGGGTCCCCCGCTATGCCACGGTCGATCTGACCGGGCGAACGGTTGACGAGGTGCTCAGCCGCGGCAAGCACCTGTTCATCCGGGTGGGCCCGGCCAGTATCCACTCGCATCTCAAGATGGAGGGCAGTTGGCGCATCGGGTGGTCCAAAGTCGCTTTTCATCGCATCCGCGCCCTGCTGGAGACTCCGGACAGCCGAGCCACCGGGATCGACCTCGGCTTGTTGGAGGTACTGGACCGTGACACGGACATGGCGGCGGTCGAGCACCTCGGACCGGACCTGCTCGGCCCCGACTGGGAGCCCCGCACCGCCGCGGCCAATCTGACCACCGATCCGGATCGCCCGCTGGCGCCGGCCCTGCTCGATCAGCGAGTGATGGCCGGTGTCGGCAATGTCTACTGCAACGAACTCTGTTTCGTGTTCGGCCGACTGCCGACGTCACCCGTCAGCTCGCTGACCGACCCGCTACGCGTCGTGCAGCGCGCCCGCGACATGCTGTGGCTCAACCGGTCCCGGTGGAACCGCACCACCACCGGGGACACGCGGAATGGACGACAGCTGTGGGTGTACGGCCGCGCCGGTGAGCCCTGCCGCCGGTGCGGGACTCTGATCCAGACCGACGCCGGCGGTGACCGGGTGACGTACTGGTGCCCGGTATGCCAGACCTGA
- a CDS encoding SDR family NAD(P)-dependent oxidoreductase yields MPSVLVTGASRGIGKAIVERLAATGWDVIAGVRSHSDGAAVTELNPQRISTVILDVTDADHLAALPAALPQRLDAVVNNAGIVVAGPIETLSPEDWRKQLDVNVIGQFEVTRAVLPKLRDSRGRAIFISSVNGQLSSPLLGAYAASKFALEAAADALRMEVRPWGVRVAVVEPAQTDTDMWRTADDMVEEVETSMSAEHRALYDKHIAGMKKFIPLSKKMAVPTSNVVAVVEEALTARRPRARYVVGLGTRIQTSVITNIPAAVRDRIIARVAGVPRKP; encoded by the coding sequence ATGCCCTCAGTTCTTGTCACCGGAGCCTCCCGCGGAATCGGCAAGGCCATAGTCGAGCGCCTGGCCGCCACCGGTTGGGACGTCATCGCGGGAGTCAGATCGCACTCCGACGGCGCCGCGGTGACGGAACTCAACCCGCAACGCATCTCCACGGTGATTCTCGACGTCACCGATGCGGACCATCTCGCCGCATTGCCGGCTGCACTCCCGCAGCGCCTCGACGCGGTGGTGAACAACGCGGGCATCGTGGTGGCCGGTCCGATCGAGACGCTCAGCCCCGAGGACTGGCGTAAACAATTGGATGTCAACGTGATTGGCCAGTTTGAGGTGACCCGGGCAGTGCTGCCGAAATTGCGGGACTCCCGGGGTCGTGCGATCTTCATCTCCAGCGTGAACGGGCAACTGTCGTCGCCGCTACTCGGGGCCTATGCGGCGTCCAAATTTGCCTTGGAAGCGGCAGCCGACGCGCTCAGGATGGAGGTGCGACCGTGGGGCGTGCGGGTGGCTGTGGTGGAACCGGCGCAAACCGACACCGACATGTGGCGCACCGCCGACGACATGGTGGAGGAGGTGGAAACCTCGATGTCGGCGGAGCACCGCGCCCTGTACGACAAGCACATTGCCGGGATGAAGAAGTTCATCCCGCTGTCGAAGAAGATGGCGGTGCCGACTTCCAACGTGGTCGCGGTGGTCGAGGAGGCGCTGACCGCGCGCCGGCCTCGAGCTCGGTACGTGGTCGGTCTCGGAACCAGGATTCAGACGTCGGTCATCACAAATATCCCTGCAGCAGTGCGTGATCGCATAATCGCGCGGGTTGCCGGCGTACCGCGAAAGCCGTAG
- a CDS encoding GNAT family N-acetyltransferase, which produces MTDVVVRPTSPDDLDAISAIYAHHVETGVATFELIPPHRQEWERRLATARERELPFLTAVLDGEIVGYAYCAPWKLRPAYRHTVENSIYLTPQCAGRGTGTLLLEGLLDGCAAAGIREVIAVVVDTDEAAASLALHRKHGFAEAGRLRAVGYKHGRWLDTVLLQCSLPVSS; this is translated from the coding sequence ATGACCGACGTCGTCGTCCGCCCCACGTCACCGGACGACCTGGACGCGATCAGTGCCATCTACGCCCATCATGTCGAGACCGGGGTGGCCACCTTCGAGTTGATCCCGCCGCATCGCCAGGAGTGGGAGCGTCGGCTGGCGACGGCTCGGGAACGTGAATTACCGTTCCTCACCGCGGTACTCGATGGCGAGATCGTCGGCTACGCGTACTGCGCGCCATGGAAGTTACGGCCGGCCTACCGCCATACCGTGGAGAACTCCATCTACCTGACCCCGCAGTGCGCTGGCCGCGGCACCGGAACACTACTGCTGGAAGGACTTCTGGACGGCTGCGCTGCAGCAGGCATCCGTGAGGTCATCGCCGTGGTGGTCGACACCGACGAGGCGGCGGCATCCCTTGCCCTACATCGCAAGCACGGCTTCGCCGAGGCGGGCCGCCTGCGGGCGGTGGGCTACAAGCACGGACGATGGCTGGACACGGTGCTGCTGCAGTGCAGCCTGCCCGTCAGCAGTTGA
- a CDS encoding fatty acid desaturase family protein, with product MTHYTLTPEQFETFGAELDAIREKAIADLGERDATYIRDIIKMQRKLEIGGRALLFLPPAWPVGTVMLGLSKILDNMEIGHNVMHGQYDWMGDPALRGQNFEWDSACPSNQWRHSHNYMHHTYTNIVDMDRDIGYGILRMSEDQKWSPYYLGNPLYAFLLMVFFQYGVALHELETERIRTGEIKLRDKKDMLREMWAKVRKQTVKDYVAFPLLAGPFAPFVFAGNMTANLMRNVWSYTIIFCGHFPEGTHEFTIEETQDETRGQWYYRQLLGSANLSGGKWFHIFSGNLSFQIEHHLFPDIPAHRYAEISGEVKEICQRYGLPYNTGPIHTQFASVVRKIVRLAFPWGSKPKDPGPAAKAPAPEPASQPICEPELVNC from the coding sequence ATGACTCACTACACCTTGACCCCCGAGCAGTTCGAAACCTTCGGCGCCGAACTCGACGCCATCCGTGAGAAGGCGATCGCCGACCTCGGCGAACGCGACGCCACCTACATCCGCGACATCATCAAGATGCAGCGCAAGCTCGAAATCGGTGGCCGCGCACTGCTGTTCCTGCCGCCCGCCTGGCCCGTCGGCACCGTGATGCTCGGACTGTCGAAGATCCTGGACAACATGGAGATCGGTCACAACGTCATGCACGGCCAGTACGACTGGATGGGCGATCCGGCGTTGCGGGGCCAGAACTTCGAATGGGATTCGGCCTGCCCGTCCAATCAGTGGCGGCACTCGCACAACTACATGCACCACACCTACACCAACATCGTCGACATGGACCGCGACATCGGTTACGGCATCCTGCGGATGAGCGAGGACCAGAAGTGGAGCCCGTACTACCTGGGCAATCCGCTGTACGCATTCCTGTTGATGGTGTTCTTCCAGTACGGTGTCGCGCTGCACGAGCTCGAGACCGAGCGCATCCGCACCGGCGAGATCAAGCTGCGCGACAAGAAGGACATGCTGCGCGAGATGTGGGCCAAGGTGCGCAAGCAGACCGTCAAGGACTACGTGGCCTTCCCGCTGCTGGCCGGACCGTTCGCGCCATTCGTGTTCGCGGGCAACATGACTGCCAATCTGATGCGCAACGTGTGGTCCTACACCATCATCTTCTGCGGGCATTTCCCCGAGGGCACCCACGAGTTCACCATCGAGGAAACCCAGGACGAGACGCGCGGACAGTGGTACTACCGCCAGCTGCTGGGTTCGGCGAACCTGTCCGGCGGCAAGTGGTTCCACATCTTCAGCGGCAACCTGTCGTTCCAGATCGAACACCACCTGTTCCCGGACATCCCGGCGCACCGCTATGCCGAGATCTCCGGTGAGGTCAAGGAGATCTGCCAGCGCTACGGCCTGCCGTACAACACCGGCCCGATCCACACGCAGTTCGCCTCGGTGGTGCGTAAGATCGTGCGGCTCGCGTTCCCGTGGGGGAGCAAGCCCAAGGATCCCGGGCCTGCCGCCAAAGCGCCTGCGCCGGAACCGGCCTCGCAGCCGATCTGCGAGCCGGAACTCGTCAACTGCTGA
- a CDS encoding ferredoxin reductase, which yields MFTQSIAKRVLAAPRVSALANLLTGPHGVDRYTELVEPTWTLGDARAKVIAVRRQTPRSVTLTLEPNTAFAGFRAGQHINLSVEINGRRRTRCYSPASAEGARHLELTIGRHDGGLVSNYLCDHAYPGMVLGLDSVGGDFVLPEALPQRILFVSGGSGITPVLSMLRTLRAQAFTGEIAFVHYARGADEVCYRSELAAMRSTGVRVLHGYTRGGAAGDLAGYFGPAHLAEAFGGAEPDAVFVCGPPALVDAVREVCPDAHSESFVPPVFAVPAGSTGGTVRFANSDVEVTDDGQPLLVQAEAAGLTPESGCRMGICHTCTRFKTRGAVRNLITGAISTADCEDIEICVTAPVGDVVIDL from the coding sequence ATGTTCACTCAATCAATCGCAAAGCGGGTGCTAGCTGCACCGCGCGTGAGTGCGCTCGCAAACCTGCTGACCGGCCCGCACGGAGTTGATCGCTACACCGAGCTGGTCGAGCCGACCTGGACGCTGGGCGACGCCCGCGCCAAGGTGATCGCAGTGCGGCGGCAGACGCCGCGCAGCGTCACGCTGACCCTCGAACCCAACACGGCTTTCGCCGGTTTTCGGGCAGGGCAGCACATCAACCTCTCCGTCGAGATCAACGGCCGGCGCCGTACCCGGTGCTACTCGCCAGCCAGCGCTGAAGGCGCACGCCACCTCGAATTGACCATCGGACGCCACGACGGCGGGCTGGTCTCGAACTACCTGTGCGACCACGCCTACCCGGGCATGGTGCTGGGGTTGGACTCGGTGGGCGGAGACTTCGTCCTGCCCGAGGCGCTGCCGCAGCGCATCCTGTTCGTCTCCGGCGGCAGCGGCATCACCCCGGTGCTGTCCATGCTGCGCACATTGCGTGCACAGGCGTTCACCGGGGAAATCGCGTTCGTCCACTACGCACGTGGTGCTGACGAGGTGTGTTACCGGTCCGAGCTGGCGGCCATGCGTTCGACCGGGGTGCGGGTCCTGCACGGGTACACCCGCGGCGGGGCCGCCGGGGATCTGGCCGGGTACTTCGGTCCCGCGCACCTGGCGGAGGCGTTCGGAGGCGCTGAGCCCGATGCGGTGTTCGTCTGTGGCCCGCCGGCGTTGGTCGACGCGGTGCGTGAGGTTTGTCCCGACGCGCATTCGGAGAGCTTCGTTCCACCGGTGTTCGCAGTGCCGGCTGGATCGACCGGGGGCACCGTCCGGTTCGCCAACAGCGACGTGGAGGTGACCGACGACGGTCAACCGCTGTTGGTGCAGGCCGAGGCTGCCGGCCTCACCCCGGAGAGCGGTTGCCGCATGGGCATCTGCCACACCTGCACCCGTTTCAAGACCCGCGGCGCGGTCCGCAACCTGATCACCGGCGCGATCTCCACCGCCGACTGCGAAGACATCGAAATTTGCGTCACCGCACCCGTCGGCGACGTCGTCATCGACCTTTGA
- a CDS encoding TetR family transcriptional regulator produces the protein MNRRTPNSRTSTSRTRRPDSASRSRETLSREERKEATRRAIITAALTLLEDRSFSALSLREVTREAGIVPAAFYRHFDSMDALGLVLIDESFRSLRDMLRGARAGKLDPHHVIESSAEILIGSVNDRREHWRFIARERSSGVSVLRYAIRTEIRLITSELAIDLARFPALKDWSSEDLNILANLFVNAMISIAESLEDAGDAQSVEAIHRTAVKQLRMIAVGVNGWHSTG, from the coding sequence GTGAACAGACGTACGCCCAATTCACGAACATCCACGTCACGAACGCGTCGGCCAGATTCTGCGTCGCGGTCGCGAGAGACGCTGTCCAGGGAAGAACGCAAAGAGGCCACCCGGCGCGCGATCATCACCGCCGCGCTGACCCTGCTGGAAGACCGCAGCTTCAGTGCGTTGTCCCTGCGGGAGGTCACCCGGGAGGCAGGCATCGTGCCCGCCGCGTTCTACCGGCACTTCGACTCGATGGATGCGCTCGGTCTGGTACTCATCGATGAGTCGTTCCGCTCCCTGCGCGACATGCTGCGCGGCGCCCGCGCCGGCAAGCTCGACCCCCACCACGTCATCGAATCCTCGGCCGAGATCCTGATCGGTAGTGTCAACGACCGGCGCGAACACTGGCGGTTCATCGCCCGCGAACGCTCCAGCGGGGTATCGGTGCTGCGCTACGCGATCCGCACCGAGATCCGGCTGATCACCTCCGAACTCGCGATCGACCTGGCCCGCTTCCCCGCCCTCAAGGACTGGAGCAGCGAGGACCTCAACATCCTGGCCAACTTGTTCGTCAACGCGATGATCTCGATAGCCGAGAGTCTCGAAGACGCAGGGGATGCTCAATCCGTCGAGGCCATTCACCGCACCGCGGTCAAACAACTACGGATGATCGCCGTCGGCGTCAACGGGTGGCACAGCACCGGCTAG
- a CDS encoding enoyl-CoA hydratase/isomerase family protein has protein sequence MSPAQPLDLAYPRPEIAVITLNRPDKLNALSYELVEALHATLDAIAANNECRVVVLTGAGRGFCSGLDLSDPNPPEAGGGTEFPRSGMRWQERIANLTVKLHRLRQPVIAAVNGAAYGGGFALAAASDIRIAGPAAKFCTQFIKLGIGGCDIGVSYTLPRIIGAGPAFDLILTARAVDAPEAMRLGLVTRVVDDTAKLLEAALEIAETLCGYGKFGLESTKQVLWANLDAGCLETALHVENRSQILSVGSGSLTRASAASRHPA, from the coding sequence ATGTCCCCTGCGCAGCCACTCGACCTTGCCTATCCGCGGCCCGAGATCGCCGTCATCACGCTCAATCGGCCCGACAAACTCAACGCGTTGTCCTACGAACTGGTCGAGGCCCTGCATGCCACCCTCGACGCGATCGCGGCGAACAACGAGTGCCGCGTCGTCGTGCTCACCGGCGCCGGACGCGGCTTCTGCTCGGGCCTGGACCTGAGCGATCCCAATCCGCCCGAGGCCGGCGGTGGCACCGAGTTTCCCCGTTCGGGCATGCGCTGGCAGGAACGCATCGCGAATCTGACGGTCAAACTGCACCGGTTGCGTCAGCCCGTCATCGCCGCGGTCAACGGCGCGGCCTACGGCGGCGGCTTCGCCCTGGCCGCGGCCAGCGACATCCGCATCGCCGGCCCGGCGGCGAAGTTCTGCACACAGTTCATCAAGCTCGGCATCGGCGGCTGCGACATCGGCGTCAGCTACACGCTGCCCAGGATCATCGGCGCCGGCCCGGCATTCGACCTGATCCTGACCGCGCGGGCGGTCGACGCGCCCGAGGCAATGCGGCTCGGCCTGGTCACCCGGGTCGTCGACGACACCGCGAAGCTGCTCGAGGCGGCCCTGGAGATTGCCGAAACCCTGTGTGGCTACGGCAAGTTCGGCCTCGAATCGACCAAGCAGGTGCTGTGGGCCAACCTCGACGCCGGTTGTCTGGAAACGGCTCTGCACGTGGAGAACCGCAGCCAGATCCTGTCCGTCGGCAGCGGCAGCCTCACCCGGGCCAGCGCGGCGTCCCGCCATCCTGCGTGA